The proteins below come from a single Eptesicus fuscus isolate TK198812 chromosome 5, DD_ASM_mEF_20220401, whole genome shotgun sequence genomic window:
- the ANP32A gene encoding acidic leucine-rich nuclear phosphoprotein 32 family member A isoform X2: MEMDKRIHLELRNRTPSDVKELVLDNCRSYEGKIEGLTDEFEELEFLSTINVGLTSVANLPKLNKLKKLELSDNRISGGLEVLAEKCPNLKHLNLSGNKIKDLSTIEPLKKLENLKSLDLFNCEVTNLNDYRENVFKLLPQLTYLDGYDRDDKEAPDSDAEGYVEGLDEEEEEDEDEEEYDEDAHLVEDEEDEEEEEEGEEEDVSGEEEEDEEDYNDWEVDDEEDEEEAGEEEKGQKRKREPEDEGEEDD; the protein is encoded by the exons GTGAAAGAGCTTGTCCTGGACAACTGTCGGTCTTATGAAGGCAAAATCGAAGGCCTCACAGATGAATTTGAAGAACTGGAATTCTTAAGTACAATCAACGTAGGCCTCACCTCAGTCGCAAACTTACCAAAGTTAAACAAACTTAAGAAG CTTGAACTAAGCGATAACAGAATCTCAGGGGGCCTGGAAGTATTGGCAGAAAAGTGTCCGAACCTCAAGCATCTAAACTTAAGTGGCAACAAAATTAAAGACCTCAGCACAATAGAGCCACTG AAAAAGTTAGAAAACCTCAAGAGCTTAGACCTTTTCAATTGTGAGGTAACCAACCTGAACGACTACCGAGAAAACGTGTTCAAGCTCCTCCCACAACTTACATATCTCGACGGCTATGACCGGGACGACAAGGAGGCCCCTGATTCCGACGCCGAGGGCTACGTAGAGGGcctggatgaggaggaggaggaggatgaggatg AGGAAGAGTATGATGAGGATGCTCATCTAGTGGAAGATgaagaggatgaagaagaggaggaagaaggtgaAGAGGAGGATGTGAGTGGAGAGGAAGAG GAGGATGAAGAAGATTATAACGACTGGGAAGTAGACGAtgaggaagatgaagaagaggcTGGTG aagaagaaaagggtcAGAAGCGAAAACGAGAGCCTGAAGATGAGGGAGAAGAAGATGACTAA